From a single Deinococcus sp. YIM 134068 genomic region:
- a CDS encoding DNA-3-methyladenine glycosylase family protein: MAVSVTLLSSSHLPLTDHAQAVTWLERDSALAALISQVGPLPVLVPTSDPFGTLVRSVTGQQLSVRAAASIYARVVSTLGEVTPGTLLRAEPETLRSFGLSWAKVRTVRALAEAAQGGRVDFAHLASLPDEEAIAQLTPLPGIGRWTVEMFLMFGLARPDVFSFGDLVLRQELQKLYSDDVPDEVVASWSPYRTLAARYLWAEKARRRLNAAAGTVTGDLSLTDPL, from the coding sequence ATGGCCGTCTCCGTGACTCTCCTCTCTTCCAGCCACCTTCCCCTGACCGATCACGCGCAGGCCGTCACCTGGCTGGAACGTGACTCGGCTCTCGCGGCGCTGATCTCACAGGTGGGGCCGCTCCCGGTGCTCGTGCCCACATCCGACCCCTTCGGGACGCTCGTGCGGAGTGTGACCGGGCAGCAGCTCTCCGTGCGGGCGGCGGCGAGCATCTATGCGCGCGTGGTCAGCACGTTGGGCGAGGTGACGCCGGGGACGCTCTTGAGAGCCGAGCCGGAGACCTTGCGCTCGTTCGGCCTCTCGTGGGCGAAGGTCCGCACGGTGCGCGCGTTGGCGGAGGCGGCGCAAGGCGGACGGGTGGACTTCGCGCACCTCGCCTCGTTGCCGGATGAGGAGGCCATCGCGCAACTCACGCCCCTGCCCGGCATCGGACGCTGGACCGTGGAGATGTTCCTCATGTTCGGCCTCGCCCGCCCCGACGTGTTCTCCTTCGGCGACCTCGTGCTGCGGCAGGAGCTACAAAAGCTGTACTCGGACGACGTGCCAGACGAGGTTGTGGCCTCGTGGTCGCCTTACCGGACGCTGGCCGCCCGCTACCTTTGGGCGGAGAAGGCGCGGCGCAGGTTGAACGCGGCTGCGGGCACGGTGACAGGAGACCTGTCGCTCACGGACCCGCTGTAG